The following coding sequences are from one Lysinibacillus sp. FSL W8-0992 window:
- a CDS encoding iron chelate uptake ABC transporter family permease subunit — protein sequence MNTLDYRNKENVDIDASLHNENRSARAFRTKKEERRYWVLLITLIALGILSSYGLLVYNNPVPIDSPSFIPVVMRRIVALVAMIIAAVCQSLSTVAFQSITNNRIITPSLLGFESLYSTIQTSTIFFFGASALINFTGIGSFLFQVVVMVVMSLILYGWLLSGKYGNLQLMLLVGIIIGTGLNSVSTFMRRLLAPSEFDILQARLFGSVNNADSAYFPIVIPMVIIVAILLLAHSKNLNILSLGKDVSTSFGVKYQFNVIYTLVLVAILMSISTALIGPLTFYGFLVATLSYQAASTYDHRYIFPMALAIGFLIITSAYFLMYHVFHAQGVVSVIIELFGGIIFLTVVLRKRAL from the coding sequence ATGAACACATTGGATTATAGAAATAAAGAAAATGTCGATATCGATGCTAGCCTTCATAATGAAAATAGATCAGCTAGGGCTTTTCGTACTAAGAAGGAAGAAAGACGTTATTGGGTTTTGCTAATAACATTGATTGCGTTGGGCATCCTTTCTTCATATGGTCTTTTAGTTTATAACAATCCAGTTCCGATAGATTCGCCTTCTTTTATCCCAGTTGTTATGAGAAGGATTGTAGCGCTTGTTGCAATGATTATTGCTGCAGTTTGTCAGAGCTTGTCGACTGTCGCTTTCCAATCGATTACGAATAATAGGATAATAACTCCGTCGCTTTTAGGTTTCGAATCACTTTACTCAACAATTCAAACGAGTACAATATTTTTCTTCGGTGCTAGTGCATTGATAAATTTTACTGGAATCGGATCATTTTTATTTCAAGTTGTCGTTATGGTTGTGATGAGTTTGATACTTTATGGATGGTTACTTTCGGGTAAATATGGGAATTTGCAACTTATGCTTTTAGTTGGGATTATTATTGGTACTGGGTTAAATTCTGTGTCGACTTTCATGAGAAGACTACTTGCGCCTTCTGAATTTGATATTTTACAAGCAAGATTGTTTGGTTCTGTTAATAATGCAGATTCTGCATATTTTCCTATTGTAATTCCTATGGTAATAATTGTAGCAATATTACTTCTTGCTCATTCTAAAAACCTAAATATATTGTCACTAGGAAAAGATGTTTCTACTTCATTTGGAGTTAAATATCAATTTAATGTAATTTATACGCTTGTATTAGTAGCTATTTTGATGTCAATTTCAACAGCATTGATTGGACCGCTAACTTTCTATGGCTTTTTAGTAGCAACTTTGAGTTATCAGGCGGCATCAACTTATGATCATCGATATATTTTTCCAATGGCTCTTGCTATAGGATTTTTGATAATAACGAGTGCATACTTTTTGATGTATCATGTATTCCATGCTCAAGGTGTAGTTTCAGTTATTATTGAATTATTTGGTGGAATAATATTTTTAACTGTAGTTTTAAGGAAGAGGGCTTTATGA
- a CDS encoding ABC transporter permease encodes MPKNIISRVENFSQPQFYNYNKIWTKPFILAIIVVIILGIISLFTGVYDIRGQEDGMEMFFITRVPRTAALMLTGAAMSMAGLVMQLITQNRFVEPTTTGTIEWSGLGLLLVYLLFPAPTLVLRMTGAIIFSFIGTMIFFLFLRRVKLRSSLIVPIIGLMLGAVISAVSTFMGLLFQMTQSIETWFVGSFAPVQVGRYEYLWLIVIVTLLIFIYANRLTLAGLGEDIATSLGVNYNRIVLFGTALISVAVGIVAAVIGNLPFLGLIVPNIVSMFRGDDLRSNLPWVCVIGMGTITACDIISRTIIMPFEVPVSLILGTVGSVVFITILLRQRKPRRLR; translated from the coding sequence GTGCCAAAAAATATAATTTCTAGGGTTGAGAATTTTTCTCAACCCCAGTTTTATAACTACAATAAGATATGGACAAAACCTTTTATATTAGCGATTATCGTTGTTATTATTTTAGGCATTATATCACTGTTTACTGGAGTTTATGATATACGTGGACAAGAGGATGGAATGGAGATGTTTTTCATAACTCGTGTTCCAAGAACTGCTGCATTAATGCTGACTGGAGCTGCAATGTCAATGGCAGGGCTCGTAATGCAACTGATTACACAGAATCGTTTTGTTGAACCTACTACAACAGGGACAATTGAATGGTCAGGTTTAGGGCTGCTTCTTGTTTATTTATTATTTCCTGCCCCGACTTTAGTTCTAAGAATGACTGGGGCAATCATTTTTTCTTTTATAGGAACAATGATTTTCTTTTTATTTTTAAGAAGAGTTAAACTTCGCTCGTCTTTAATTGTTCCGATTATTGGATTGATGCTTGGAGCGGTCATTTCTGCAGTATCCACTTTTATGGGACTCCTTTTTCAAATGACGCAAAGTATTGAAACTTGGTTTGTGGGTTCTTTTGCGCCCGTTCAGGTGGGAAGATATGAATATTTATGGCTAATTGTGATTGTTACGTTGCTTATTTTTATTTATGCAAATCGATTGACTTTAGCTGGACTAGGGGAAGACATAGCAACAAGCCTCGGTGTAAATTACAATAGGATTGTTCTTTTTGGAACTGCCCTTATTTCTGTTGCAGTTGGAATTGTTGCAGCTGTTATTGGTAACTTACCTTTCTTGGGTTTAATTGTCCCGAACATTGTTTCAATGTTTAGAGGTGATGATCTTAGGAGTAATTTGCCTTGGGTATGTGTGATAGGAATGGGGACTATAACTGCCTGTGACATAATTTCCCGAACAATAATAATGCCATTTGAAGTACCTGTTTCATTAATACTTGGAACAGTGGGGTCAGTCGTGTTTATTACTATTTTATTGAGACAAAGAAAACCTAGGAGGCTACGATGA
- a CDS encoding siderophore ABC transporter substrate-binding protein yields the protein MKKSMFLKLVGILAVLTLMLVACSDSSNKTEETSQESKANEDNGSEEVTKPTTVEITDAHGTVTVPVNPKNVVALDNRTFETLADWDIELVAVPKDVMPADSPYVKDDSVQNVGNHREPNLEIIAAANPELVIIGQRFAGYYEDIKKLVPNAAVIDLNVDVSEEAATPGENLENGLKNSTIALGQIFDKNEEAKQLVADFDKVIENAKSAYNGTDKVMSVIVAGGDIGFSAPHSGRVWGPMYEIFGWAPALEVTDSTSDHKGDEVSVEAIAQSNPDWLFVLDRDAATSDAGDSVPAKDVLANSPALQNTTAVSKDRIIYAPADTYTNESIQTYIELFENLANTLAK from the coding sequence ATGAAAAAATCTATGTTTTTAAAATTAGTTGGTATTTTAGCAGTTTTGACTTTAATGTTAGTAGCTTGCTCAGATTCAAGTAATAAAACTGAAGAAACTAGTCAAGAGTCAAAGGCTAATGAAGATAATGGAAGTGAAGAGGTTACTAAACCTACGACGGTTGAAATCACTGATGCCCATGGAACTGTTACTGTTCCAGTAAACCCAAAGAATGTAGTTGCTTTGGATAATAGAACTTTTGAAACGTTAGCGGATTGGGATATTGAATTAGTAGCTGTTCCAAAGGATGTTATGCCTGCAGATTCACCATATGTAAAGGACGATTCAGTTCAAAATGTTGGAAATCACCGCGAACCAAATCTTGAAATTATAGCAGCTGCAAACCCTGAACTTGTAATTATCGGTCAAAGATTTGCTGGCTATTACGAAGATATTAAAAAATTAGTGCCAAATGCAGCAGTTATCGATCTTAATGTTGATGTTTCTGAGGAAGCTGCAACGCCTGGGGAAAATTTAGAAAATGGACTTAAAAATTCAACAATTGCTTTAGGACAAATTTTTGATAAAAATGAAGAAGCTAAACAATTGGTAGCTGATTTTGATAAAGTGATCGAAAATGCTAAATCTGCTTATAACGGAACAGATAAAGTTATGAGTGTTATCGTTGCTGGTGGGGATATTGGTTTTTCAGCTCCTCATTCTGGACGTGTTTGGGGACCAATGTATGAAATTTTCGGTTGGGCTCCAGCATTAGAAGTAACTGATTCTACTTCAGATCATAAAGGTGATGAAGTTTCTGTTGAAGCTATTGCACAAAGCAATCCTGATTGGCTTTTCGTATTAGATCGTGATGCTGCAACATCTGATGCGGGTGATTCAGTTCCTGCTAAGGATGTTCTTGCTAACTCACCTGCTCTTCAAAATACAACTGCTGTTTCTAAAGACCGAATTATTTATGCACCAGCAGATACTTATACAAATGAATCAATTCAGACTTATATAGAGTTATTTGAAAATCTTGCAAATACTTTAGCTAAGTAG
- a CDS encoding response regulator transcription factor — MKQVLVLKNERSLAKKIVSGLKQEGYFILTLHNENKGLNIVYEQDWDIIVLDWDSLSISGPEICRQIRAVKTTPIIIVTDNVSDKDCIEGLQAGADDYIRKPFVKEELVARIKVILRRGDVIQPNETNFFRFKDLFVDASHNIVTKSGEILPLTQREYDLLIFLIKNKNKILSREMLLNQVWGYDAAVSPNVVDLYIGYLRKKLKCEKKDRYIQTLHGRGYSMIE, encoded by the coding sequence ATGAAACAGGTGTTGGTACTAAAGAATGAACGCTCATTAGCAAAGAAAATCGTAAGCGGACTAAAACAAGAAGGCTATTTCATTTTAACACTTCATAATGAAAACAAAGGTTTAAATATAGTATATGAGCAAGATTGGGATATTATCGTATTGGATTGGGATTCGTTAAGTATATCTGGACCGGAAATTTGCAGACAAATACGGGCTGTAAAAACGACACCAATCATTATTGTGACCGACAATGTATCCGACAAGGATTGCATAGAAGGATTACAAGCAGGGGCAGATGATTATATAAGAAAACCATTTGTGAAAGAAGAATTAGTAGCAAGGATAAAAGTTATTTTAAGGAGAGGGGACGTTATCCAACCAAATGAGACTAATTTCTTCCGGTTTAAAGATCTCTTCGTTGATGCATCCCACAATATTGTGACAAAAAGTGGCGAAATACTCCCTCTTACTCAGCGCGAGTATGACCTCCTTATATTTTTAATCAAGAATAAAAATAAAATTTTGAGCCGTGAAATGCTTTTGAATCAGGTATGGGGATATGACGCAGCAGTCAGTCCAAATGTAGTGGATTTATATATTGGGTATTTAAGAAAAAAGCTAAAGTGTGAGAAGAAAGATAGATATATTCAAACATTACATGGTAGAGGCTATTCAATGATTGAATAA